In Urechidicola croceus, a single window of DNA contains:
- a CDS encoding 3'-5' exonuclease, whose translation MKEKIDFKKILFLDIETVPEAEKFGDLSPIKQELFALKTQYQRKDEISPKEFYNKAGIWAEFGKIVCISVGFFSVFNDERVFRVKSFYSDDEHEILMEFKGLLDTHFNKADHLLCAHNGKEFDFPFIARRMVINRIDLPLKLNLFGKKPWEIPHLDTMELWKFGDYKHYTSLKLMTHILGIPSPKDDIDGSQVAEVYYKEKNLKRIVKYCEKDTIAVVQLLLRLYNLELLDEKEIVAV comes from the coding sequence ATGAAAGAAAAAATTGATTTTAAAAAAATACTATTTCTCGATATTGAAACAGTACCCGAAGCAGAAAAATTTGGCGATTTATCACCTATAAAACAAGAACTTTTTGCTTTAAAAACTCAGTATCAACGAAAAGATGAGATAAGCCCCAAAGAATTTTATAATAAGGCAGGTATTTGGGCTGAGTTTGGGAAGATTGTATGTATCTCTGTTGGTTTCTTTTCAGTTTTTAATGATGAAAGAGTTTTTAGAGTAAAGTCATTTTATTCTGATGATGAACACGAAATTTTAATGGAGTTTAAAGGACTGTTAGATACTCACTTCAACAAGGCTGATCATCTTTTATGTGCTCACAATGGAAAGGAATTTGATTTTCCTTTTATAGCAAGAAGAATGGTAATTAATAGAATAGACTTGCCCTTAAAATTAAATTTATTTGGAAAAAAGCCTTGGGAAATTCCTCATTTAGATACTATGGAATTGTGGAAATTTGGCGATTATAAACATTACACTTCATTAAAATTAATGACACATATCTTAGGAATTCCTTCTCCAAAAGATGATATTGACGGAAGTCAAGTCGCAGAGGTATATTACAAAGAAAAAAACTTAAAAAGAATTGTTAAGTATTGTGAAAAAGATACTATTGCAGTTGTGCAATTGCTTTTAAGGTTATACAACTTAGAACTATTAGATGAAAAAGAAATTGTAGCAGTTTAA
- a CDS encoding T9SS type A sorting domain-containing protein, protein MKKNYFILFTVLISLTSFSQNLTDNGDFETWTGGVLDTWTSEAGTNITEETVIVAEGNSAANFEVITGDQGNTDFRQSISVVSGVTYDVSVQIYQVDNGSRTRIYAGGYSVYSDESLVGEWQTISTQYVASTSGDIEFGLRFYDTSGFDTSSTIIVDDYQVVAQTTPSLSVVSPANGSTIPDTSVDIELSVQNFVVANGTGDGHIQYSVDGGSVEEKYDTNPISLSGLSEGSHSVELELVDNSNLPLSTPVTATVTFTVSSIIQVTDISQLRSGTIGDFYQLNGNAIITYTRSSRNQKYIEDFSGSGRNTGSGILIDDSAGTITSTLVEGDVINGLTGQLSEYNGVLQFVPSADISASSSGSITPEATTTGTLFSGHESFESELVSLTGVVFADAGGTFETGTQYTINDGSGDLVFRTNFNEADYIGQTIPTGNVDLVVLVSEFNGTPQVVARDITDILGVEKFNQIEGFSVYPNPVSNGQFSLTSSSRAIKSVKIFNVFGKVVYDKNIDFEESIKVNKLSPGIYILKVEEEGKLATRKLIIE, encoded by the coding sequence ACATTACCGAAGAAACAGTAATAGTTGCTGAGGGAAATTCAGCTGCAAATTTTGAAGTTATTACTGGAGATCAGGGAAATACTGATTTTAGACAATCAATATCAGTTGTATCTGGTGTTACCTATGATGTTTCAGTACAAATTTACCAAGTAGATAATGGATCAAGAACAAGAATATATGCTGGAGGTTATTCAGTTTATTCAGATGAATCATTAGTTGGGGAATGGCAAACCATTTCAACACAATATGTAGCATCTACTTCTGGTGATATAGAATTTGGATTGAGATTTTATGATACTTCTGGTTTTGATACATCTTCTACAATTATTGTTGATGATTATCAAGTTGTTGCTCAAACTACACCAAGTTTATCAGTAGTATCTCCTGCTAATGGATCAACAATACCTGATACGAGTGTTGATATTGAATTAAGCGTACAAAATTTTGTTGTAGCCAATGGTACTGGTGATGGTCATATTCAGTATTCAGTTGATGGTGGATCAGTTGAAGAAAAATACGATACAAACCCTATTTCACTTAGTGGTCTGTCTGAAGGATCACATTCAGTAGAACTAGAATTAGTTGACAATTCAAATTTACCTCTATCAACACCAGTAACTGCAACAGTTACTTTTACAGTTTCATCAATTATTCAAGTAACTGATATTTCGCAATTGCGTTCAGGGACTATAGGTGATTTTTATCAATTAAATGGTAATGCTATAATTACATATACAAGATCTAGTAGAAATCAAAAATATATTGAAGACTTTAGTGGTTCAGGTAGAAATACAGGTAGTGGAATTTTGATAGATGATTCTGCTGGAACAATTACTTCTACTCTAGTTGAGGGAGATGTGATAAATGGTTTAACAGGTCAGTTAAGCGAGTATAATGGCGTTTTACAGTTTGTTCCTTCAGCAGACATATCGGCTTCTTCTAGTGGTTCTATTACACCTGAAGCAACTACTACAGGAACATTATTTTCAGGACATGAGTCATTTGAATCAGAATTAGTATCTTTAACAGGAGTAGTTTTTGCTGATGCTGGTGGTACTTTTGAAACTGGAACTCAATACACCATAAATGATGGTTCTGGTGATTTGGTTTTTAGAACAAATTTTAATGAGGCTGATTATATTGGTCAAACAATTCCTACAGGAAATGTTGATTTAGTTGTATTAGTTTCAGAATTTAATGGAACGCCTCAAGTTGTTGCTAGAGATATTACAGATATTTTAGGGGTTGAAAAATTCAATCAAATTGAAGGGTTTTCAGTATATCCTAACCCTGTTTCTAATGGTCAATTTAGTTTGACTTCTTCTAGTAGAGCAATTAAATCAGTTAAAATATTCAATGTATTTGGAAAAGTAGTTTATGATAAAAATATTGATTTTGAGGAATCAATTAAAGTAAATAAACTTAGTCCAGGTATTTATATTTTAAAAGTAGAAGAAGAAGGTAAATTAGCTACAAGAAAATTAATAATCGAATAA
- a CDS encoding T9SS type A sorting domain-containing protein yields the protein MKKNYITLITLLISILSFGQTEIFNLAGGGTLPTGWTETNNVSNQPIDKGSYYLVESGNPSDVIETVTYDLSSYASAEITLDVASYGAGSIYNSALIEVSYDNGVTYTQTEVSSVTTGSSYIDGGTFTLTSVTNEVKIKISNNGESGRGVRLRNLVLTAYSATPTILVNTNSINGFDYEVENGPSDEESFEVVGSFLEDSIIVTAPTNYEVSLTSGGVFGNSVTLNESSGDVSATVYVRLIAGLSINNYVGDILLESLNAVDKTVSLEGNVSPPQTKALVISGVYDAQPSSQPKGVELYALVDISDLSVFGIGAANNGGGSDGIEFTFPSVSITAGSYIYIAASATGFNAFFGFDADYVDGNIGINGDDAIELFENGQVIDVFGDINGTGSAWDYENGWAYRNVEGPSTVFVVSDWIYSGVDNLDATPNSSSTSPFPTATYYTNVLLVEGNYIQNFSTFPNPVTNGTFEIRTATNSIKNVEIFDMLGKKVYSNQIISGKVDVSNIKTGVYILKVEEEGKLATRKLVIK from the coding sequence ATGAAAAAAAATTACATTACACTCATTACTTTGTTAATTTCTATTTTATCTTTTGGTCAAACGGAAATATTTAATCTTGCTGGTGGTGGAACTTTACCTACAGGTTGGACAGAAACAAATAATGTATCAAATCAACCTATTGATAAAGGGAGTTATTATTTGGTTGAATCAGGGAATCCATCAGATGTAATTGAAACAGTAACTTATGATTTATCTTCTTATGCTTCAGCAGAAATCACTTTAGATGTCGCTTCGTATGGCGCGGGTTCAATATATAATTCAGCATTAATTGAAGTTTCTTATGATAATGGGGTTACATACACTCAAACAGAAGTAAGTTCTGTAACAACCGGTTCGTCATATATTGATGGAGGAACTTTTACTCTTACTAGTGTGACGAATGAAGTTAAAATAAAAATCTCAAATAATGGAGAATCTGGCAGAGGTGTAAGACTTCGAAATTTAGTTTTAACTGCATATTCAGCAACTCCGACAATTTTAGTTAATACAAATTCAATTAATGGTTTTGACTACGAAGTAGAAAATGGTCCATCAGATGAAGAAAGTTTTGAAGTAGTTGGAAGTTTTTTAGAAGATAGTATTATTGTTACAGCACCTACTAATTATGAAGTTTCATTAACTTCAGGAGGAGTTTTTGGGAACTCTGTTACATTAAATGAATCATCTGGAGATGTTTCTGCTACTGTTTATGTTAGATTAATTGCTGGTTTGTCAATAAATAATTATGTGGGAGATATTTTATTAGAAAGTTTAAATGCTGTTGATAAAACAGTTTCTTTGGAAGGTAATGTGTCGCCACCTCAAACTAAGGCTTTAGTTATCTCAGGTGTTTATGACGCACAACCAAGTAGTCAACCCAAAGGAGTTGAATTATATGCTTTAGTTGACATATCTGATTTAAGTGTTTTTGGAATAGGTGCAGCGAATAATGGTGGTGGAAGTGATGGTATTGAATTTACATTTCCTTCTGTTTCTATAACTGCTGGTAGTTATATTTACATAGCCGCATCAGCTACAGGGTTTAATGCTTTTTTTGGTTTTGATGCAGATTATGTGGATGGAAATATAGGAATAAATGGTGATGATGCAATTGAACTTTTTGAAAATGGACAAGTTATAGATGTTTTTGGAGATATTAATGGCACTGGTTCTGCATGGGATTATGAGAACGGATGGGCATATAGAAATGTTGAAGGACCAAGTACAGTGTTTGTTGTTTCTGATTGGATATATAGTGGAGTTGATAATTTAGATGCAACACCAAATTCATCTTCAACATCTCCTTTTCCAACAGCAACTTATTATACTAATGTACTTTTGGTAGAAGGCAATTATATTCAAAATTTCTCAACATTTCCAAACCCAGTGACTAACGGAACTTTTGAAATTAGAACAGCTACAAACAGTATAAAAAATGTTGAAATTTTTGATATGCTAGGTAAGAAAGTATATTCAAATCAAATTATTTCAGGAAAAGTTGATGTTTCAAATATAAAAACAGGAGTTTATATTTTAAAAGTGGAAGAAGAAGGTAAATTAGCTACAAGAAAGTTGGTTATTAAATAA